One genomic segment of Marinitoga piezophila KA3 includes these proteins:
- the dnaJ gene encoding molecular chaperone DnaJ, with amino-acid sequence MNQKKDYYGILGVSKNATPEEIKKAYRKLVKQWHPDRHQENKQYAEEKFKEIQEAYEVLSDPQKKALYDKFGFVPEGGMPPNGGQRAGGGFEDLFEDLFGNIGDFGGTFSDIFDMFMGGGTTSRKKTRTSRPPVKGEDKYFAITVDLKDILKDVKKRIEYDRYVTCYACNGTGAKNGTSFTTCPRCNGTGKVQEEERTFFGVFVRTYPCPTCNGEGRIINERCDVCHGSGKQLKRESIEITIPAGVEDGYTFKIPGKGNDGKNGGPAGDLIIKVNVRPHPNFKRKGNHLETTVKIDYIQALLGTTINLELLNGSTTLKIPEGTNPGTIIVLKGHGLPDFRTGKYGDLYVKIDVELKKPGLREKRLLKQIAKLKGLEV; translated from the coding sequence ATGAACCAGAAAAAAGACTATTACGGCATACTAGGTGTCAGCAAAAACGCAACACCAGAAGAAATAAAAAAAGCATATAGAAAATTAGTAAAACAATGGCATCCAGATAGACATCAGGAAAACAAACAATACGCAGAAGAAAAATTTAAAGAAATCCAGGAAGCATATGAAGTGCTTAGCGATCCACAGAAAAAAGCACTTTATGATAAATTTGGTTTCGTCCCCGAAGGAGGAATGCCACCAAACGGTGGCCAGAGAGCAGGTGGAGGTTTCGAAGATTTATTTGAAGACCTCTTTGGCAACATAGGAGACTTTGGTGGAACATTCTCCGACATCTTTGACATGTTCATGGGCGGCGGAACAACATCAAGAAAAAAAACCAGAACATCAAGACCTCCTGTAAAAGGAGAAGACAAATATTTTGCAATAACAGTTGACCTCAAAGACATATTAAAAGACGTAAAAAAGCGAATAGAATACGATAGATATGTAACCTGTTATGCTTGTAACGGAACAGGAGCAAAAAATGGAACCAGCTTCACAACATGTCCTCGTTGTAACGGAACAGGAAAAGTTCAGGAAGAAGAAAGAACATTCTTTGGTGTATTCGTAAGAACATATCCATGTCCAACATGTAATGGCGAAGGAAGGATAATAAACGAAAGATGTGATGTTTGTCATGGCTCAGGAAAACAACTAAAAAGAGAAAGCATTGAAATCACAATTCCAGCTGGCGTTGAAGATGGCTACACATTTAAAATTCCTGGAAAAGGTAACGACGGTAAAAATGGCGGTCCAGCAGGAGACTTAATCATAAAAGTAAATGTAAGACCACACCCTAATTTTAAACGAAAAGGTAATCATCTTGAAACAACAGTAAAAATCGATTATATCCAGGCATTACTCGGTACAACAATAAACCTCGAACTCTTAAACGGTAGTACAACCCTGAAAATCCCAGAAGGAACAAACCCAGGCACAATAATCGTCTTAAAAGGTCACGGACTTCCAGATTTCAGAACTGGAAAATATGGCGACCTATATGTTAAAATAGACGTAGAATTAAAAAAACCTGGACTCAGAGAAAAAAGATTGCTAAAACAAATAGCAAAACTTAAGGGATTGGAGGTATAG
- a CDS encoding nucleotide exchange factor GrpE: MAEKNTKKTTTSKKKEQKITKEMEQLKNEIEQLKKDLETKESENKKLMEEYDKIKSYAINLKVDFENYKDLVQKEKNRIKKEAKESVIKQLIPLYKNFSIVMANQQNLESFAKGVEMIYKSFVSTIENVGVEFIKPEKNQKFDPFEHDAIERVETDEVEEYHVYELVSPGIKLEGKIIEPAKVKVAIKPVKQEKPETKQEDKTENEETNGGE; encoded by the coding sequence ATGGCAGAAAAAAACACAAAAAAAACAACAACATCCAAGAAAAAAGAACAAAAAATCACTAAAGAAATGGAACAATTAAAAAATGAAATAGAACAACTCAAAAAAGACCTCGAAACCAAAGAATCCGAAAACAAAAAACTCATGGAAGAATACGACAAAATCAAATCCTACGCAATAAACCTCAAAGTCGATTTCGAAAACTACAAAGACTTAGTCCAAAAAGAAAAAAACAGAATCAAAAAAGAAGCAAAAGAAAGCGTCATCAAACAACTAATTCCATTATACAAAAACTTCTCAATAGTCATGGCAAATCAACAAAACCTTGAAAGCTTTGCCAAAGGAGTTGAAATGATATACAAATCATTCGTCTCAACAATAGAAAACGTAGGAGTAGAATTCATAAAACCAGAAAAAAATCAAAAATTCGACCCGTTTGAACACGACGCAATAGAAAGAGTAGAAACAGACGAAGTAGAAGAATATCACGTATACGAACTCGTATCACCAGGAATAAAACTCGAAGGAAAAATAATAGAACCCGCAAAAGTAAAAGTTGCAATAAAACCGGTAAAACAGGAAAAACCAGAAACAAAACAGGAAGACAAAACAGAAAACGAAGAAACAAATGGAGGTGAATAA